One genomic region from Natrinema sp. DC36 encodes:
- a CDS encoding AbrB/MazE/SpoVT family DNA-binding domain-containing protein: MSSSTRDPEVVRVSQKGQATIPKTLREKFGIDTPGEVFIYEEDERIIVEPIPSLEELGGIHADTDRERGDVLDRVRELKHEERRREETRADRLRPADSEDE, translated from the coding sequence ATGTCGAGTAGTACTCGGGACCCAGAGGTCGTACGCGTCTCGCAGAAGGGACAGGCAACGATCCCGAAGACGCTCCGAGAGAAGTTCGGGATCGACACCCCAGGAGAGGTGTTCATTTACGAGGAAGACGAACGGATCATCGTCGAACCAATCCCGTCACTCGAAGAGTTAGGCGGGATTCACGCTGACACCGACCGCGAGCGTGGCGACGTGCTCGACCGGGTTCGCGAACTGAAACACGAGGAACGCCGGCGTGAAGAGACCCGTGCTGACCGACTCCGACCGGCTGACTCGGAGGATGAATGA
- a CDS encoding DUF4208 domain-containing protein encodes MDAADRVRHVALTRTTPQNAGWIAEEADVSRDTAAKYLDRTADQGDLEVVETADGTCYKPDDITQFLRKVRTLAEEQSVDVLTNELREIGDEIDSWKAAYDVESLEELRRSIGREDLLSSDRHGRLETIEEWEYNIQVREALQLAISLQSSVRKLELIS; translated from the coding sequence ATGGACGCTGCTGACCGCGTCAGGCATGTTGCGTTGACTCGAACGACGCCACAAAATGCTGGCTGGATTGCCGAAGAGGCGGATGTCTCGAGAGATACGGCTGCCAAATATCTCGATCGCACGGCCGATCAGGGCGACCTCGAGGTCGTCGAAACAGCTGACGGTACGTGCTACAAGCCAGACGATATCACGCAATTCCTGCGCAAAGTCCGCACCCTCGCTGAAGAACAGTCTGTAGACGTACTCACCAACGAATTGCGTGAAATCGGTGACGAAATCGACTCGTGGAAAGCAGCGTACGACGTCGAGTCACTCGAAGAACTTCGCCGGAGTATTGGACGTGAGGATCTGTTGTCAAGCGATCGACATGGTCGTCTCGAGACTATCGAGGAATGGGAATACAACATCCAGGTACGGGAAGCGCTTCAGCTTGCCATCAGCCTCCAAAGCTCCGTTAGGAAGCTCGAGTTGATCTCGTGA
- a CDS encoding DNA-binding protein yields the protein MSSNNSSSKVVTVDEQALKQADEQEVDENSFPVVDEAPAFEATVEQEVQAKVDANHPDGIVNTNDDRIHGATLEQEEKIQAREAELERISTQAEFGQQQGRAKRARNIASRRSAERRERFQKQAASVEPMADPERPDPRTDLTRSELAAVNEQSMRLAEKLDGWSRAAISRRLAEVVVDGQDLTSAVVSVFEELQTAPGQIVPIGKLEDVSRHKVSIEGRVETLWDPSHPSIAQVGLIADDSGQTRVTIWEKSGAPWIDEGGRVRIHGAARNWYEGRVSLAVTGWSTLHFPERGRWWE from the coding sequence ATGTCTAGTAACAACTCGAGTAGCAAGGTCGTTACGGTCGATGAACAGGCACTCAAACAGGCGGACGAGCAGGAAGTCGATGAAAACAGCTTCCCGGTCGTCGACGAGGCGCCGGCATTCGAGGCAACGGTCGAGCAAGAGGTCCAAGCAAAGGTGGATGCGAACCACCCGGATGGCATCGTCAATACAAACGATGACCGGATTCACGGTGCGACCCTCGAGCAGGAGGAGAAGATTCAAGCTCGAGAAGCAGAACTCGAGCGGATCAGTACACAGGCCGAGTTCGGACAACAGCAGGGACGAGCGAAACGAGCGCGAAACATCGCTTCACGACGGAGTGCGGAGCGGCGTGAACGGTTCCAGAAGCAAGCAGCGAGCGTGGAGCCAATGGCGGATCCAGAGCGGCCGGATCCGCGGACGGACCTCACACGATCCGAACTGGCGGCCGTGAACGAACAGTCGATGCGGTTGGCCGAAAAGCTCGATGGATGGTCTCGAGCAGCGATCAGTCGGCGACTGGCCGAGGTGGTCGTTGACGGGCAGGATCTCACGAGTGCGGTTGTCAGTGTATTCGAGGAGTTGCAGACAGCGCCCGGACAGATCGTGCCGATCGGGAAACTCGAAGATGTGAGCCGACATAAGGTGAGCATCGAGGGGCGTGTCGAGACACTCTGGGATCCATCGCATCCAAGCATCGCTCAAGTCGGGCTCATCGCAGACGACAGTGGCCAGACTCGAGTGACGATCTGGGAGAAATCAGGAGCGCCATGGATCGACGAAGGCGGACGAGTGCGCATTCATGGGGCTGCACGGAACTGGTACGAAGGACGAGTCTCCTTGGCCGTCACCGGATGGTCGACCCTACATTTCCCTGAACGCGGTCGATGGTGGGAGTAG
- a CDS encoding helix-turn-helix domain-containing protein, which produces MSRTSNRVNGDVIRDFLSVADLLKESQLAQLYAYITRKEEATVQELMDGLDLAQGTAYAYVNRLVDAGVLKVTDDEQPRRYAAREIDLTVTMAAGDREYTITPALIDAVGRRETNADIDTYIDRHDVAGLATALTYAVARERGKVTHRLMAEDLDISPLAAEMILQALRPVVHEHYEISEDVSHDTEEGVNV; this is translated from the coding sequence ATGTCACGAACATCAAACCGAGTTAACGGAGACGTCATCCGTGACTTCCTCTCGGTCGCAGACCTCCTCAAGGAGTCACAGCTCGCTCAGCTGTACGCGTATATCACCCGAAAGGAAGAAGCGACCGTCCAAGAACTAATGGACGGCCTCGACCTCGCACAGGGTACAGCCTACGCCTATGTCAACCGATTGGTCGACGCTGGCGTCCTCAAGGTCACCGACGATGAACAGCCCCGGCGGTACGCCGCCCGCGAGATCGACCTAACCGTGACGATGGCCGCCGGCGACCGCGAATACACGATCACGCCGGCCCTGATCGACGCGGTCGGCCGCCGCGAGACGAACGCCGACATCGACACCTACATCGACCGCCACGACGTCGCCGGGCTCGCGACAGCGCTTACCTACGCGGTCGCCCGCGAACGCGGCAAGGTGACCCATCGGTTGATGGCTGAGGATCTCGATATCTCACCGCTGGCCGCGGAGATGATCCTGCAGGCACTCCGTCCCGTCGTCCACGAGCATTACGAAATCAGTGAAGACGTAAGCCACGATACCGAAGAAGGGGTCAACGTATGA